TGAGTATCGTAATAACCATTGTAAATGGCATCTGTTTGATTTCTTGTACTTCGATTATTAAAATTAAATTCTCGTAAAATATTATTGACCGTTAAAGAAACCTCTAAATTATTAGTAGCGTTATATTTAATAAAAGCATTGAGTAAATACTGTTCAAAATTATATACGATATCTTTTGAGGTATTTGGAAAACGATAGGTAAAATCAAACCCAACTAATGTTTTTTGTTTTTTATCTAAAACAAAATGATTTGTAGTTTTTATGATTCCTCCGATACCAGTTACCGATGCAGGAGTAATCGGTGCAATTTTTGAATCTGATGTACTATGGTAAATTTGAAATGTAGCTAAACTTTGCCACCAAGTTTTCTTAGCATATAAGTAGTTCAACATAAGTCCTACATCAAAACTATCAAAGTAGTTTAATCTTGTAATTGACTGGGTTAAATTATCGTTGTCTAGAATTGCTACTTGTCCTGAGTTATTTTCCGTTTGAGAAGTATAAATTTCTGCACTAAAAAAGTTCTTGTATAGATATCCAAAAGTAACATTAGAGGATAACACAGGCCTTAAATTAGGGTTTCCTTCTGCATATGAAAACGGACTTGTATAGATTCTAAATGGATTAAGTGCACTAAAGCCTGGTCTATTTATTCTTTTCGAATAATCAAGAGAAAAATTATGATGTTGACCTGGCCTATACGTTACATACACTGTAGGAAAAAAGTTCACATAGTCATTTCTTACTTCAGTATCCAAAACATGTTCTTTAGACAATGTTTCGGTTCTTTCCATTCGTAAACCAGATTTAAAACTCCATTGTGTCAAACCAAAAGAACTGCTCAATGAAGCATATAAAGCTTGAATATCCTCTTTATATGTAAACATGGTTTCTTGATCAAACCCAACTCCTCCTGTTATAAATACATTATTATCTGTTTCTGAAAATGAAACCTTACCACCAAAGTTTAAGGCTACGTTTTTAATTGGATATTCGACATCAACCTGCGAAGAAAAATTAGAGATTTTTTGTAATGAATTATTGGTTATCCTAGTTACATCTGAAAGACTATTACCACTAGTTTGTATGGTATTTATTATACTTCCTTGTTCTCGTTCAAAATCGAAATAATCAAAATCAATATTAATAACTCTCTTTGGTGTTATATTAATTACACTATGAAAATTTAAACCATTTAATTTTCTTTCCCCTTCTTCTACTCCAGTATTATTAATTTTTGCAATAGAGTTACTCGGTTGCTCTACTTTAATAGTACCCTGACTAGTATTTCCTGGAGTATTAAAACTACCAACATATTGTGCTCCAATCAACCATTTAGAATTTATTCTATACTCTGAAGAAAGGTTGGCTGTAAATAAGTCTGTTTCATATGTATAGTTTGTTTCTTGGTTCCATAAATTATTAGGATAAAAGATTTTATTTCTTTCCTCTCCTCTCCACTTCCCATTTATATAACTAACATTTGTTGAGAAGAAAAATTTCTTTTTGTTATAATTAAACGATCCCGTACCTGACACCAATGCATTATGACCTTGACGGTAAGAAGCCCCTATATTACTATTCCAAAAATCAATCGTTTTCTTCTTGGTAATAATATTTATAAGGGCGACATTACCTTCTGCATCATATTTAGCCGGAGGATTCTTAATTATTTCTATACGATCAATATCAGTAGCTTTTAATGATTTCAAAAAAGCTGTTAAACTATTTCCCGATAACTTCGTTTTTCTTCCATTGATTAAAATGAGGGTTCCATCTTTTCCAAAAACTTGAATAGTTTCTCCGTTAACAAAAACCCCTGGAGTAAAACTTAACAGTTCTGTCATATCACCGTTAGCCTTCCCTATTAAACTATTCTTTACATCAAAGACAAGACGATCTGCTGTTCTTTTAAACACTTTTTTAGAGGCTTCTATTTGTACTGCTTCCAATTCTTGACTATTCTCTAAAAGTGTTATCGATTCTTCAACAGTTCCTACAGCATTTACTTTTTTACTCCAATCTTTATATCCTAAAAAACTAACTCTTAAAGTATACGTACCTTCTTTTGCAACTATTTCGAATGTTCCTTTATCATTTGTAACGGTACCCTTGTAAATTCCTTTATCAGAAAGTAATACCACATCAGCAAATTCAACAGGTTCATTATTCTTGTTAGTTACTTTTCCCTTATACACTACTTGCGAGAATCCATAAGAAGTATATAAGCCCAGTATAAAAAATATTATTCTGTGCATTGTTAGTTTTTGTTTACAATTCAAATTTATTTTAAAACATCTGTGCATGAATTACACTAAAGGGTAGTTATACGATTTACTTTTGTCTCTTAACATTAACTCATTGATTTTAAACGCTTTTAAAACATTCTCAGGAACCAAATTTTTGTTTTTATCATAAAACTTCACCAATCCTTCACTATAAATACATATAGGAACTTTTACAGATCCGACAATCTTCACACCTTCTCCTACCTGAATTATATCAATCCCTAAAGCACGCATTACTCGAATCAACTTTTCATCACACTCCGCAAAAACTATTGAATTTGGTTGGGCATATACTGGTGTTAGCGCACATGCAATTAATTTTTTAAACAACGATAAGTCTTTTACTTCTTTTCGTATTGCCAACCTTCCAATATGCCAAACGTGTTTAAGCATGGTATTACCTATTATATCTAATGGTTTAATTCCAAATAACTCTTCAATAGGCAGCATATCTTTATAATTCCATTTTAAAATTCGAATGGATGCTGCAATTTGCTGAGCCTCATTTTCAATAATAAAAATAGATGAGTCTTTTTTAGTTCTAATTTCTTGTTGAGTAAGAATAGAAACTAAATCTTGATAATCATCAGAGCTTTCACCATTACTATGATGGCATAGATTCTGTTCAACAATAAATCTTGATAAGTTCGTTAAGTTCTCGTTTGTTTTTGCAGTTAACATTTGAATGTTTGAAGTCATAATTGCTTAGCTTTTTCGAAATTTTTAATTCTTTTCAAGCCAAATTATCATTTCACTGTCTTCCTTTGCTTACACTAAATAGTAGTATTCTTTTGACAATCAATATACTACACAAAAGTGTAGAAGTTTATCGTATCAATAACTTTTACTAAATTTGCATAGCCCTCGAAATTTTGATTATGAAAAAAAAAGTAGATGATTTCTTCTCTCTCAAGAATAGTATTCAGAGGCTCACGGAGAAAGATTTTGAAAATGACTTTGATTACTTGGCTTCAATTGAAGCTTTTGCTAGAACTACTTATAAATCCATAATTGTAGTTGACTACGATAAAAAAGGTTTTGAATACGTTTCGGAAAATCCTTTGTTTTTATGTGGAGATTCTCCAGAGGATGTAAAGAAAATGGGCTATGCCTATTACTTTAAAAATGTAGCTGAAGAAGATATAGACTTACTTTTCAAAATTAATACTGTAGGTTTTGATTTTTACGAACAAATCCCTTTAGAAGATCGTCTACAATATACTATTTCATACGACTTTCATATCGTAAACCAAGAATCTCGACGCGTATTAGTTAATCAAAAACTTACCCCAATGTTCCTAACGGAAGAAGGAAAAATTTGGAAAGCAATATGTATTAAATCACTTTCATCTAAGGAAACTTCTGGTAATATTCAAATCTTTAAAGAAAACGAGAATAAAATGTTTTGTTATAATTTAGAGGGAGATTATTGGGAAACAAAGGAAAAAATTCAATTAACTTCTCGAGAACGTGAAATCTTGATATATTCTTCTAGAGGATTTACCATTAATGAAATTGCTGAAGCTATTTTTGTTTCTCCGGATACGGTAAAATTTCACAGAAAGAAAATATTTGAAAAGTTAGAAACAGCTAATATTACAGAGGCTATTTCATTTGCCACCAATAATAAACTTATTTAACTATCTATTACAGACAAATAAAATTCAGGAAAAACTTTTACCTCTTTTCCAATTACTATTTTATACAAAATACTGGTACACATTGAAGCTACCAACCATGATGATACACATAATTGAGGTGGTGGTAACGTTTCCTTTTCCTTTTTATATGCAGCTATGATTTCATCGAGCCAACTTTGTGGCTTACCCCAAAACCTCATATAACTTGCTGCATATCGAATAACCTCCATTTCATTTACATCTTCTTTCTTTCTAAAAATAGCATCCAATAATAAACTATTCGGATTAATAATAGTTACCAATCCACCCCACCCCAAATTGTATGAGTGCAGAACTGGAACCTCTTTATCTCTGCAAATCTCATCAAAAAGCAAAGGTATATTGGATGAATGGTCTAGTGTATTAATTGCTATTTTATGGCCTTCTATTATAGAGGTAATATTTTCTTCATCAATCATACAATTGAGAGCGGTAATAGTAGCTTTTGAATTGATGTTTAGGAGTCGCTTCTTTATTGCTTCTGACTTACTAGTATCAATATCACTTTCTATATAATTCTCTCTATTTAGCTTTGATACTTCAACAACATTACTATCTACAATAGTTATATTTTCAAAACCAAAACGTAAAATACATTCTGCAATCACACTCCCAATGCCAGCTCCTCCAATAAGAATGGGCACATTCTTTATTTTATCTTGCTCTTCTTTTGTTAAAAATATACGATTACTAGTGTACCTATCTTCCAAACCTTTCTGTTTTTAACAAAAATATATTTTACCCCTTTTTTGTGCACTACTCTAAAGAGTAGTCAATGGAGAAATTGTCTCTTTTTTCGATGAACTTTTATCAAAACTATACAATCAAGTTATTTTGTTTCGAAGCAATTTGTTTCCTACTACGCAACTTAAGCACAACTTTAAATCACAATACTTATTTTTTAATTCTAACAATGCTTGTGTTTCAAAAGCATTTGTTGATGATATATTTATTTCTGAAAACTTAGAAACAATTGTATTCTTTTCTGGTTTCATTTCTCTTAACAAAAGAAAGATATCCTCATGTAATGATTCTCCTCTACTCTTCATCCAAACAAATTTTAAAGGAACAATGGTATTAATGATGAGCAAATCAATAAACGATTTCGTTAACTTTTTATGTGTCTTTTTTGAGGTTGCTTCAAATGTGTAATGGTTTTTCCAAAATGAATCAACTTCTATTGAGAAAAACGTATACACTGCTTCCAAACTTTCTAAATTCATGAGCTCATAAAATAAATTTGAATGCCTATGATATAAGCCTATTAGCTGTGCCAATCGAACTGTTGGAAAATTGGCTGGACGCATCCTAAAAAACTGAAATTGTGCATAAATGCATGGTGAAATACCATGTTTCTTTTGTAGATATATATATGCTACTTTGAGTTGTCTAAAATAATCTTCATCAACTTCTTTTTCTAAAAAACCAGCCTGACCAAATAGCAATGCTGAAATCACTTTCCTATCGTGGCGCACTTTACGTAACAAAGAGAATTCAACCGATTGTGCTAAACTTAAGAAAGAATCTCCATTTACTTTTAATCCAAAGTTCTTGGCAAGCAACTGAAACAATACCGCTTCGAAATCATTATTAGATTTTTCAAGTAAGTCATAAATTAAAACTGACTTGCGCTCTAAACGTTCAAAATACAAACGTTCTAACCAATTATGAAATAAAAAAGTATCTACCTCAGTAATTTGGGTCTCACATGAAATCCAACGTTCATTTTTATGAAATAATCGATCATAATTTGTCAGAATGTTATCAGGTATATAGTCTTGTAAAACTATTGTAGGTAATGGCACATTATTCTTCATATATACCTCCATGTCGTGTTCCCAAACTACATGTAAAATTACTGCATCATAATTAGCGTCCATTTCATGTTGATGCACATACCAATCGGAGGATTTCACATGAATTTCTACAGTACCTACCCAAAGTTGATCACTTATCTTTAACTGAGCATTAAAAAAATCTGGGCCTGTATTGGTATTCAATACCCCCAGGTTTCAACACTTTAACTGTTTCTCCTTGAACTGTGGTTAACTTATTAAAATCAAATAGTTGTTGTTTCCATAAAAAATGTAAAAAGTTCTCTTTCATCTGTATTTGTGTTTAGTATCAGATGCGATTCACTATAAAACATAAAAATGGGTAGTACGTTATGATCATAGCACATCATAACATTTGAATATTTTTGTAAATTCACTCAATTTTTGTCGACCTTTAAGTTATGAAAAATTTCATTAAATCTCTCTTTATTAGTGCATTTCCATTATATGCCTTGGTTATTTCCATTAAGACACTCCTAACAAATAGCTTTACACTACATAACATTGGACTGTTAGTTTCGTCAATTGCAGTAGTATTGTTTTTCACAATGCTCTTTATAAAACCAGTTGCCAGAACCACCAAAACATTAACATTTTATTCGGCTTTAATTAGCATCGGTTTTGCATTAAACTTACTAGATTTCAATAGAGATTCTTTATTAATTCCGCTTTCAATTGCTTTGGGTTGGTTAGCTTATTTAACTTGGTACTCTACCTTTAACTCAAGAGATATGTCAGTTTTAGACTTTGGAAAAAAACTACCTGAATTTTCTCTTGAAAACACCAAGAACGAAATGGTTAATAGCCGCTCTTTTACAGGTGATTTTAAAATTTTCATCTTCTTTCGTGGTAATTGGTGTCCGTTATGTATGGCACAAATAAAAGAAGTAGTGGATCAATATAAAGAACTAGAAAAAAGAAAAGTAGATATGTTATTGATAAGCTCTCAGCCTCATAAATTCACGAAGAACTTAGCTAAAAAACACCAAGTCCCTTTTCATTTTTTACGAGATATAAACAACCAGGTTGCCCTACAGTTAAAAATAATTCACAAAAACGGACTGCCAGCAGGGTTTCAGGCACTAGGCTACGAATCTGACGTAGTATTACCTACCGTAATTATTACCGACAAAAACGATAAAATAATCTTTGCTGATTTAACTGATAACTATCGTGTTCGACCAGAACCAGCTACTTTCTTACGAATTATTGACAACTATAAAGGCTAATTGATAGTAGTATCAATTTTTATAATGAAGTTAACAGTCGATTTCTAATCGTCTGTAGTATTTTTGTTTCAAAATTATAACACATGAATAGTATAGAAAATTTACAATGGCGTTATGCTGTTAAAAAATTTGACGAACATAAATCACTTTCTACAGAACAAATCAACATTTTAAAAGAAGCTTTTAATTTAACAGCGACTTCTTATGGGTTACAACCTGTAAAAATGGTGGTTATTCATAACAAAGAACTACAACAACAATTAGTACCGCATTCTTGGAACCAACAACAAGTAGCTCAAGCATCACATGTATTGGTTTTATGTATTCCAAAAGAGTTTACACAAGAAGATGTAGAAAACTACTTTACCTTAGTAAAAAACATTAGAAATACTCCAGACGAAATTTTAAATCCGTTTAAAGAAATGCTTTCTTCTTCTGTCGCTAGTAAAACACAAGAAGAATTGCGTACCTGGAACAAAAACCAAGCTTACATTGCTTTAGGAAACTTAATGACCGTTGCCGCTAACGAGCAAATTGATTCTTGCCCAATGGAAGGATTTATTCCTGAAAAGTACGATGAAATTTTAGGTTTAGCACAGCACAATTTAACCTCTGTATTGGTATTACCTGTTGGATTCAGAGCCGAAGACGACTATATGAAAGACTTGAAAAAAGTTCGTAGAAAAACTGAAGAGGTAATTATAGAACTTTCTTAGACTTCTTAAATTATGAATTACGAATGAGAAATTTGTACATTCGTAATTCATAATTTAATTGTATGCAACCATTCCATATACTCCTACTTATTTTAGCTTATTTCGGTGTATTAATTCTAATCTCATACATCACTGGAAAATCTGCTAACAACAACACATTTTTTAAAGCAAACAACTCCTCTCCTTGGTATTTAGTTGCCTTTGGTATGATTGGTGCATCTCTCTCTGGAGTTACCTTTATTTCTGTGCCTGGTTGGATCGAGAGTCAACAAATGGGTTATATGCAAATGGTATTAGGGTATGTATTAGGATATGCTGTAATCGGACTAGTTTTATTACCACTTTATTACAAACTCAACCTTACTTCTATTTATACTTATTTAGAAGATCGCTTTGGTAAATACTCTTATAAAACAGGAGCCTCTTTTTTCTTATTATCAAGAACTGTAGGAGCAGCTTTCCGTTTGTTTTTAGTAGCTAACGTATTGCAATTAATTTTGTTTGATGCTTACGGAATTCCGTTTTGGGTAACCGTAACCATTACTATTTTATTAATCTGGTTATATACTTTTAAAGGAGGAATTAAAACCATTGTTTGGACAGACACCTTGCAAACCTTATTTATGTTGATTGCTGTAGGAGTTTGTATTGTGATGATTAAGGATGCGATGCAAATAGAAAGCTTATTCTCCTATATTGCCGATAATGAATTATCTAAAACTTTCTTTTTTGACGATGTAAAAGCGGGAAGTTACTTTTGGAAACAGTTTTTCTCTGGAGCTTTTATTGCTATTGTAATGACAGGATTAGATCAAGACATGATGCAAAAGAACTTAACCTGTCGTAATTTAAAAGATGCTCAAAAGAACATGTTTTGGTTTACCATTGTCCTAGTAATTGTAAACTTTTTCTTTTTAGCTTTAGGAGTATTGTTAACTGATTATGCAGCTGCAAATGGAATCGATGCACATAGAGATAACCTATTCCCTACAATTGCCATGAGTGGCGAATTAGGTATTGCTACTTCCCTATTCTTTTTATTAGGGTTAATAGCCGCAGCCTATTCAAGTGCCGATAGTGCTTTAACTTCTTTAACAACTTCTTTTAGTATTGACATTTTAGAAATTGATAAAAAAGAAGACGAACAAGAAAAAATAGCCCTTCGTAAAAAAATTCACGTGCTATTTTCATTGATTTTAATCGCTACCATTTTAATATTTAAATATTTTATTGCAGATGCCAGCGTCATTGCTAAAATATTCCAGTTTGCTGGATATACCTATGGTCCTTTACTTGGATTGTATGCTTTTGGATTATTTACCAAACTCAATGTAAAAGATAAACTTGTTCCTATTATTTGTTTAGTTGCACCAGTACTTACCTATTTCATAAGTGTATATAGCAAAAATAGTTTAGGGTTTGATTTCGGGTTTTTTGTATTGATTTTAAACGGAGCGATAACCTTCTTAGGGTTACTTTTAATAAGTAATAAAAACAAGAGTAAATCACTTGTTCTTCCATTAATTATGTCTCTTCTTGGTTTTATAAGAGCTATTTTAAATGGATTTGAAGACTGGAGAACAATCTTATTTATCTTTTTAGGAATTGCTTGGTTAAGCATAGCTATTTCAAGATCTAAAACCGACAAAAATGCCTAAAAAGGGAAAAGCAAAAAATACGGTAAATAAGGCGAAACATACACGATTAATGAAGCAAAAAGAAAACAAGCTTCGTGTAGAAAAGCAACGCAATAAAGAACGGTTAAAAGCCATTATTAAAAAAGCCAACGAAGCAAAAGAACAACCAGAAAATGACAGCACAACAGATCATTAATCAATTTGATTTAACAGCACACCCAGAAGGTGGATACTTTAAAGAAACCTACAGAAGTAGCGGAGTAATACAAAACGAACATTTATCTTCTGAATTTGTAGGAGATAGAAATTACTCAACATCGATTTACTTTTTATTAACTTCTGAAAAGTTCTCTGCTTTTCATAAGATCAACCAAGATGAAATTTGGCATTTTTACAAAGGAAGTACCTTAAAACTACATATGATTTCTCCGGAAGGAGACTATTCTTTTGTACTTATAGGAAATGATTTAGCACAAAACGAGCTACCTCAGTTTGTAGTACCAGCAGGGTATTGGTTTGCGGCAGAAGTAGAAGCAACAAAT
The sequence above is a segment of the Tenacibaculum sp. 190130A14a genome. Coding sequences within it:
- a CDS encoding cupin domain-containing protein translates to MTAQQIINQFDLTAHPEGGYFKETYRSSGVIQNEHLSSEFVGDRNYSTSIYFLLTSEKFSAFHKINQDEIWHFYKGSTLKLHMISPEGDYSFVLIGNDLAQNELPQFVVPAGYWFAAEVEATNAYAFTGCTVAPGFDFNDFVLPKKEALIALFPQHKAIITKLTHH
- a CDS encoding ThiF family adenylyltransferase; the encoded protein is MEDRYTSNRIFLTKEEQDKIKNVPILIGGAGIGSVIAECILRFGFENITIVDSNVVEVSKLNRENYIESDIDTSKSEAIKKRLLNINSKATITALNCMIDEENITSIIEGHKIAINTLDHSSNIPLLFDEICRDKEVPVLHSYNLGWGGLVTIINPNSLLLDAIFRKKEDVNEMEVIRYAASYMRFWGKPQSWLDEIIAAYKKEKETLPPPQLCVSSWLVASMCTSILYKIVIGKEVKVFPEFYLSVIDS
- a CDS encoding DUF2851 family protein; this encodes MNTNTGPDFFNAQLKISDQLWVGTVEIHVKSSDWYVHQHEMDANYDAVILHVVWEHDMEVYMKNNVPLPTIVLQDYIPDNILTNYDRLFHKNERWISCETQITEVDTFLFHNWLERLYFERLERKSVLIYDLLEKSNNDFEAVLFQLLAKNFGLKVNGDSFLSLAQSVEFSLLRKVRHDRKVISALLFGQAGFLEKEVDEDYFRQLKVAYIYLQKKHGISPCIYAQFQFFRMRPANFPTVRLAQLIGLYHRHSNLFYELMNLESLEAVYTFFSIEVDSFWKNHYTFEATSKKTHKKLTKSFIDLLIINTIVPLKFVWMKSRGESLHEDIFLLLREMKPEKNTIVSKFSEINISSTNAFETQALLELKNKYCDLKLCLSCVVGNKLLRNKIT
- a CDS encoding TonB-dependent receptor domain-containing protein, encoding MHRIIFFILGLYTSYGFSQVVYKGKVTNKNNEPVEFADVVLLSDKGIYKGTVTNDKGTFEIVAKEGTYTLRVSFLGYKDWSKKVNAVGTVEESITLLENSQELEAVQIEASKKVFKRTADRLVFDVKNSLIGKANGDMTELLSFTPGVFVNGETIQVFGKDGTLILINGRKTKLSGNSLTAFLKSLKATDIDRIEIIKNPPAKYDAEGNVALINIITKKKTIDFWNSNIGASYRQGHNALVSGTGSFNYNKKKFFFSTNVSYINGKWRGEERNKIFYPNNLWNQETNYTYETDLFTANLSSEYRINSKWLIGAQYVGSFNTPGNTSQGTIKVEQPSNSIAKINNTGVEEGERKLNGLNFHSVINITPKRVINIDFDYFDFEREQGSIINTIQTSGNSLSDVTRITNNSLQKISNFSSQVDVEYPIKNVALNFGGKVSFSETDNNVFITGGVGFDQETMFTYKEDIQALYASLSSSFGLTQWSFKSGLRMERTETLSKEHVLDTEVRNDYVNFFPTVYVTYRPGQHHNFSLDYSKRINRPGFSALNPFRIYTSPFSYAEGNPNLRPVLSSNVTFGYLYKNFFSAEIYTSQTENNSGQVAILDNDNLTQSITRLNYFDSFDVGLMLNYLYAKKTWWQSLATFQIYHSTSDSKIAPITPASVTGIGGIIKTTNHFVLDKKQKTLVGFDFTYRFPNTSKDIVYNFEQYLLNAFIKYNATNNLEVSLTVNNILREFNFNNRSTRNQTDAIYNGYYDTQYLKFSINYNFGNRKVRKTNRKMSNVDEKNRTN
- a CDS encoding response regulator transcription factor, whose amino-acid sequence is MKKKVDDFFSLKNSIQRLTEKDFENDFDYLASIEAFARTTYKSIIVVDYDKKGFEYVSENPLFLCGDSPEDVKKMGYAYYFKNVAEEDIDLLFKINTVGFDFYEQIPLEDRLQYTISYDFHIVNQESRRVLVNQKLTPMFLTEEGKIWKAICIKSLSSKETSGNIQIFKENENKMFCYNLEGDYWETKEKIQLTSREREILIYSSRGFTINEIAEAIFVSPDTVKFHRKKIFEKLETANITEAISFATNNKLI
- a CDS encoding peroxiredoxin family protein, coding for MKNFIKSLFISAFPLYALVISIKTLLTNSFTLHNIGLLVSSIAVVLFFTMLFIKPVARTTKTLTFYSALISIGFALNLLDFNRDSLLIPLSIALGWLAYLTWYSTFNSRDMSVLDFGKKLPEFSLENTKNEMVNSRSFTGDFKIFIFFRGNWCPLCMAQIKEVVDQYKELEKRKVDMLLISSQPHKFTKNLAKKHQVPFHFLRDINNQVALQLKIIHKNGLPAGFQALGYESDVVLPTVIITDKNDKIIFADLTDNYRVRPEPATFLRIIDNYKG
- a CDS encoding DUF2851 family protein is translated as MKENFLHFLWKQQLFDFNKLTTVQGETVKVLKPGGIEYQYRPRFF
- a CDS encoding sodium:solute symporter — encoded protein: MQPFHILLLILAYFGVLILISYITGKSANNNTFFKANNSSPWYLVAFGMIGASLSGVTFISVPGWIESQQMGYMQMVLGYVLGYAVIGLVLLPLYYKLNLTSIYTYLEDRFGKYSYKTGASFFLLSRTVGAAFRLFLVANVLQLILFDAYGIPFWVTVTITILLIWLYTFKGGIKTIVWTDTLQTLFMLIAVGVCIVMIKDAMQIESLFSYIADNELSKTFFFDDVKAGSYFWKQFFSGAFIAIVMTGLDQDMMQKNLTCRNLKDAQKNMFWFTIVLVIVNFFFLALGVLLTDYAAANGIDAHRDNLFPTIAMSGELGIATSLFFLLGLIAAAYSSADSALTSLTTSFSIDILEIDKKEDEQEKIALRKKIHVLFSLILIATILIFKYFIADASVIAKIFQFAGYTYGPLLGLYAFGLFTKLNVKDKLVPIICLVAPVLTYFISVYSKNSLGFDFGFFVLILNGAITFLGLLLISNKNKSKSLVLPLIMSLLGFIRAILNGFEDWRTILFIFLGIAWLSIAISRSKTDKNA
- a CDS encoding NAD(P)H-dependent oxidoreductase, which translates into the protein MNSIENLQWRYAVKKFDEHKSLSTEQINILKEAFNLTATSYGLQPVKMVVIHNKELQQQLVPHSWNQQQVAQASHVLVLCIPKEFTQEDVENYFTLVKNIRNTPDEILNPFKEMLSSSVASKTQEELRTWNKNQAYIALGNLMTVAANEQIDSCPMEGFIPEKYDEILGLAQHNLTSVLVLPVGFRAEDDYMKDLKKVRRKTEEVIIELS